The Nostoc sp. 'Lobaria pulmonaria (5183) cyanobiont' genome window below encodes:
- a CDS encoding DUF485 domain-containing protein: MNDRTKALQALAAERWRISLILSGAMMFIYFGFILLIAFNKPLLGSLVIPGLSLGILLGALVIVSAWILIFIYVRWANSSYDDQIARLTRK, translated from the coding sequence ATGAACGATCGCACAAAGGCTCTCCAGGCTCTCGCGGCTGAACGTTGGCGGATATCCCTGATTCTCAGTGGAGCCATGATGTTTATTTACTTTGGCTTTATCTTATTAATCGCGTTCAATAAGCCTCTGCTGGGATCATTAGTAATTCCTGGCCTCAGCTTGGGAATTTTACTGGGAGCGCTAGTAATTGTCTCAGCATGGATATTAATTTTTATCTATGTACGTTGGGCAAATAGCAGTTACGACGACCAAATCGCAAGGCTGACACGCAAGTAA
- a CDS encoding phosphatidylglycerol lysyltransferase domain-containing protein has protein sequence MTNNLKNRIGLWSAVFLTGLVGVVNLLSAVTPNLYGRTHWLKEFLPFEIRASGHIFAALTGFILLTLATNLLRRKRIAWLLTIALLVISICSHLLKGLDYEESLLSGVLLVQLILMRHFFTAQSDRPSIARGVRVLIGALLFTLAYGTIGFYLLDGKFSENFNWREAIVQTLAMFFTEDNWGLQPKSRFGEFFANSIYIIAAGTITYAMVMLLQPVFWRSLATTNEQQRAKEIVEQYGCSSLAALTLLNDKSYYFSPSGNSVIAYVPKGRGAIALGDPIGPIEDRKEAIIAFQQFCQRNDWYPGFYQTMPDDVELYKSLGYKVLKIGEEAIVDLKSFTLQGKAGKNFRPSISRLTKLGYQIDFYQPPITNDLLHRLKPVSDEWLKMVQGSEKQFSLGWFDEAYLRECEIAVVHNPEGQISAFANIIREYQLNEATIDMMRHRSSLENGTMDFLFISLLQHFKEGGYDSFNFGLSALAGVGDNPESRRLEKVLHYLYDHLNRFYNFKGLHAYKDKFRPRWEPRYFVYPSLATLPDVVVALIRADSGDRLFDYFKPGA, from the coding sequence ATGACAAATAATTTAAAAAATCGGATTGGACTTTGGAGTGCGGTTTTCCTAACAGGTTTAGTCGGAGTAGTAAATTTATTATCAGCAGTGACACCTAATCTGTATGGGCGGACTCACTGGCTGAAAGAATTTTTACCATTTGAAATTCGTGCCAGTGGTCATATATTTGCAGCATTGACTGGATTTATTTTATTAACACTTGCTACTAATTTATTACGCCGAAAAAGAATAGCCTGGTTACTGACAATTGCTTTACTAGTAATTTCTATTTGCAGCCACTTGCTGAAGGGACTGGACTATGAAGAAAGTCTCCTCTCTGGAGTTTTACTAGTCCAATTAATCTTGATGCGCCATTTTTTCACGGCGCAATCAGACCGTCCTTCCATCGCACGGGGAGTTAGAGTACTGATAGGCGCTTTATTATTTACCCTGGCATACGGAACTATTGGATTTTACTTGTTAGATGGCAAATTTTCAGAGAATTTTAATTGGCGGGAAGCGATAGTTCAGACTTTGGCGATGTTCTTCACTGAGGATAATTGGGGACTGCAACCAAAGAGTCGATTTGGAGAATTTTTTGCTAATTCTATCTATATTATTGCCGCAGGTACTATTACTTATGCAATGGTAATGCTGTTGCAACCTGTGTTTTGGCGGAGTCTCGCAACTACAAATGAGCAACAAAGAGCTAAAGAAATTGTCGAGCAATATGGATGTTCTTCTTTAGCAGCGCTGACACTCTTAAATGATAAAAGTTATTATTTCAGTCCTTCGGGTAATAGTGTAATTGCTTATGTCCCCAAAGGACGGGGCGCGATCGCCTTGGGAGATCCCATCGGCCCGATTGAAGACCGCAAAGAGGCAATTATTGCTTTCCAGCAGTTTTGCCAGCGTAATGACTGGTATCCTGGCTTTTACCAAACTATGCCTGATGATGTTGAGCTTTACAAATCGTTAGGGTATAAGGTACTCAAGATTGGAGAGGAAGCGATCGTTGACCTGAAAAGTTTTACATTACAAGGTAAAGCCGGTAAAAACTTTAGACCATCAATCAGTCGTTTAACTAAGCTAGGATACCAAATCGACTTTTACCAACCACCCATCACCAATGATTTATTGCATCGGCTCAAACCTGTAAGTGATGAATGGCTAAAAATGGTACAAGGTTCAGAAAAACAATTTTCTTTGGGTTGGTTTGACGAAGCTTACCTGCGAGAGTGCGAGATTGCTGTGGTGCATAATCCAGAAGGTCAGATTAGCGCCTTTGCCAACATTATCCGGGAGTACCAACTTAACGAAGCGACTATTGACATGATGCGACATCGCTCATCTCTTGAAAATGGCACAATGGACTTTCTATTTATTTCCCTACTCCAGCATTTTAAAGAGGGTGGTTACGACAGCTTTAATTTTGGTCTTTCTGCCCTTGCTGGAGTTGGAGACAACCCCGAATCGCGCCGCTTGGAAAAAGTATTGCACTATCTTTACGACCATTTGAATCGCTTTTACAACTTCAAGGGACTGCACGCCTACAAAGACAAATTCCGTCCTCGTTGGGAACCGCGTTATTTCGTTTACCCTAGTTTAGCCACCTTACCAGATGTAGTTGTAGCATTAATTCGTGCAGATTCAGGCGATCGCCTCTTCGATTATTTCAAACCCGGAGCCTAA
- a CDS encoding sodium:solute symporter family transporter — translation MSSVWFDLPLAADITSLGKFNPLAIAFFFLFVGSSLGITYWAAKLTKNTAQFYTAGGKISGFQNGLALAGDFMSAASFLGITGLVALNGFDGLIYSIGFLVGWPIVMFLIAEPLRNLGKYTFADVVAFRLQQKPVRIASAIGTLVVISFYLIAQMVGAGELIKLLFGFDYELAVVIVGCVMMAYVIFGGMIATTWVQIIKAVLLLGGTILLAILVLARFGFNPIALFAAASQKYTGVLAPGKLVSDPFDAISLGMSLMFGTAGLPHILMRFYTVPDAKAARLSVTYATAIIGVFYLLTFILGFGAMVLVGQDAIKQIGTGGNMAAPMLAEFLGGDAFLGFIAAVSFATILAVVAGLTLSGAAALSHDLWVNVVRSGHADESEQLKVARGATMLLGLVAIFLGILFKGQNVAYMVGLAFAIAASANFPALLLSMLWRRFTTNGAVASMLVGTVSSLVLIYLSPTIQVTILKHASAPFPLKNPGLISIPLAFIVAIVVSLLSTEQLAQEKFAEVEDRIHIGSGM, via the coding sequence ATGAGTAGTGTGTGGTTCGATCTGCCACTAGCGGCGGATATTACCAGTCTTGGTAAGTTTAACCCGTTGGCGATCGCTTTCTTTTTTCTGTTTGTTGGCAGTTCTTTAGGCATCACTTATTGGGCGGCGAAGCTCACCAAAAATACAGCACAGTTCTATACAGCTGGCGGTAAAATCAGTGGTTTCCAAAATGGGCTGGCCCTAGCAGGAGACTTTATGAGTGCAGCTAGCTTTTTAGGTATCACTGGGCTGGTGGCACTCAACGGCTTTGACGGCTTAATTTATTCTATCGGCTTTCTGGTGGGCTGGCCGATTGTTATGTTTCTAATTGCAGAACCCCTACGTAACTTAGGTAAATACACCTTTGCCGATGTAGTGGCTTTTCGCTTGCAGCAAAAACCTGTACGTATCGCCTCTGCAATTGGAACGCTAGTAGTAATTAGCTTTTACTTAATTGCCCAGATGGTAGGTGCTGGGGAGCTAATCAAACTACTGTTTGGCTTTGATTATGAATTAGCTGTGGTCATCGTCGGTTGTGTGATGATGGCTTATGTGATTTTTGGCGGGATGATTGCCACCACTTGGGTACAAATTATCAAAGCAGTTCTGTTGCTGGGCGGAACTATTTTACTAGCTATCTTGGTACTAGCACGATTTGGCTTTAACCCAATCGCTCTTTTCGCTGCTGCATCCCAGAAGTATACAGGTGTATTAGCTCCAGGCAAACTGGTTTCCGATCCCTTTGATGCTATCTCATTGGGGATGTCGTTGATGTTCGGCACTGCTGGATTACCCCACATTTTGATGCGTTTCTACACAGTACCCGACGCTAAAGCAGCACGGCTCTCTGTTACTTACGCCACAGCTATTATTGGCGTTTTTTATCTCCTTACCTTTATCCTGGGCTTTGGAGCGATGGTGCTAGTAGGTCAAGATGCCATCAAGCAAATTGGTACTGGTGGTAACATGGCTGCGCCGATGTTGGCAGAATTTCTCGGTGGTGATGCTTTCTTAGGTTTTATTGCGGCTGTTTCTTTTGCAACGATTTTGGCAGTTGTCGCTGGGTTGACACTTTCAGGTGCAGCTGCATTGTCCCACGATTTGTGGGTGAATGTGGTGCGTTCAGGTCATGCTGACGAGTCAGAACAGCTGAAGGTGGCTCGCGGTGCAACAATGCTTTTGGGGTTAGTGGCAATATTCCTGGGCATCTTGTTTAAAGGGCAAAACGTAGCTTATATGGTAGGTTTAGCATTTGCGATCGCTGCGAGTGCAAACTTCCCAGCGTTGCTCTTATCAATGCTTTGGCGACGCTTCACTACCAACGGTGCGGTTGCCAGTATGTTGGTAGGTACTGTCTCCTCTTTAGTGCTGATTTATTTGTCACCTACTATTCAAGTAACGATTCTCAAGCACGCTTCTGCACCCTTTCCCCTAAAAAATCCTGGATTAATCAGTATCCCACTGGCGTTTATTGTGGCGATTGTCGTTTCACTATTGAGTACTGAACAGCTGGCACAGGAAAAATTTGCGGAAGTTGAGGATCGCATTCACATTGGTTCTGGGATGTGA
- the smc gene encoding chromosome segregation protein SMC produces the protein MVHIKRVELTNFKSFGGTTSVPLLPGCTVISGPNGSGKSNILDALLFCLGLSSSKGMRAERLPDLVNNTQTAKGRASIEASVTVTFDLSDEISHKDAKAQREEVEEVEEVGEENLKSKIQNPKSAEWSVTRRLRVTHQGTYTSNYYINGVPCTLTELHGELSNLRVYPEGYNVVLQGDVTSIISMNGRERREIIDELAGVAAFDRKIIQAKSTLDEVKEKEDSCRIIETELTAQRDRLSQDRAKAEKYQKLRTEFLAKQSWEAVLSWRSLQAQQEKLVHEIQTGDRNFSELTTQLTNLNSQIVQKTAELEQLNAHVKALGEEELLAVQSTLATQEAERKQLQRQLTELQTTSQETAKRLLQTQQEIQKHRHSLEEIAETQIVETRFIASSQQQRDEAQQALETSRQAAAEIASASEAWVQQQTAFNRQIEALLHILEPQRTEQAQLRERNNQLQQLIQEQTQLIERDEPLLTQKQVECNQVETEFNTSSEPIQNLAQNLSATEQELQIQQETQKRLLSEQREKQRQLDKIEAQAQAQQEVQGTQASKVILQSGMPGLCGLVVQLGKVEPRHQLALEMAAGGRLGHIVVEDDGVAAAGIELLKQKRAGRATFLPLNKIHAPKFTQDATLRFASGFVNYAVNLVDCDRRYKDVFSYVFGNTVVFANLEAARKNLGLYRIVTLDGELLETSGAMTGGSNTQRSSLRFGNAEAAESDEAIALKTRLVDIERVLERCTEAIATLSARTKKLTQELTEARQTRREQQLQLEQLQKDIKSLTTQLEGTRSQLAQNSEKLATAQSRLEILERELPGQENELQQLRHALAELEASQTPSEWQQIQATIKIQEQQLQQRETALREAEQRLKNLENQQQRLQEKIQEGETRITEYETQQISCRDAIHRVSTQITAIDEQITQTRANLSLMEQNLGEEKQKRDATELEVRSHLLRQQQLEWEIQKLQETQEKRREELIALQTQLRDVGAELPNPLPEVPDKVDLEELQKELRSLTKRLQAMEPVNMLALEEYERTQNRLQELTQKLETLQGERTELLLRIENFTTLRQLAFKEAFDAVNENFQSIFAILSDGDGYLQLENPEDPFSSGLNLVAHPKGKPVQRLASMSGGEKSLTALSFIFALQRYRPSPFYAFDEVDMFLDGANVERLARMIKQQSQQAQFIVVSLRRPMIESAERTIGVTQARGAYTQVLGIKLQSSNTSA, from the coding sequence ATGGTGCACATCAAGCGCGTGGAACTTACGAACTTCAAATCCTTCGGTGGCACTACTTCTGTCCCTTTGCTACCGGGGTGTACTGTCATATCTGGGCCAAATGGTTCGGGTAAGTCTAATATCTTAGATGCACTGCTCTTTTGCCTGGGACTCTCTAGTTCTAAGGGAATGCGAGCCGAACGCTTACCGGATTTGGTAAATAACACTCAAACGGCTAAAGGACGTGCTTCAATTGAGGCTAGCGTCACGGTGACATTTGATTTGTCCGATGAAATCTCACATAAAGACGCAAAGGCACAAAGGGAAGAAGTAGAGGAAGTAGAGGAAGTAGGAGAAGAAAATCTAAAATCTAAAATCCAAAATCCAAAATCGGCAGAGTGGAGTGTTACTAGAAGGCTACGAGTCACTCACCAAGGGACTTACACATCGAATTACTATATTAATGGTGTACCTTGCACGTTGACAGAGTTGCATGGGGAACTAAGTAATCTACGGGTTTATCCTGAAGGCTACAATGTGGTACTGCAAGGGGATGTCACCAGCATTATCTCAATGAATGGGCGGGAACGGCGGGAAATTATTGATGAATTAGCTGGGGTGGCGGCGTTCGATCGCAAAATTATCCAAGCCAAATCAACTTTAGATGAGGTGAAGGAAAAGGAAGATAGCTGTCGGATTATTGAAACGGAATTAACTGCACAGCGCGATCGCCTTTCCCAAGATCGGGCGAAAGCTGAGAAATATCAAAAACTCCGCACAGAATTTCTCGCTAAACAATCCTGGGAAGCTGTTTTATCATGGCGATCGCTACAAGCACAACAAGAAAAGTTAGTTCACGAAATTCAAACAGGCGATCGCAACTTTAGCGAACTCACTACCCAACTCACAAACCTAAATTCCCAAATCGTTCAAAAAACTGCTGAACTCGAACAACTCAATGCCCATGTGAAAGCATTGGGAGAAGAGGAACTTTTGGCGGTACAATCTACCCTCGCCACCCAAGAAGCAGAACGTAAACAACTCCAGCGTCAGTTAACAGAATTACAAACGACTTCCCAAGAAACCGCCAAACGTCTGCTACAAACTCAGCAAGAGATTCAAAAACACCGTCATTCCCTAGAAGAAATTGCCGAAACCCAAATTGTAGAGACGCGATTCATCGCGTCTTCCCAGCAACAAAGGGATGAAGCACAGCAAGCTCTAGAAACCTCCCGCCAAGCCGCCGCAGAAATCGCCTCGGCTTCAGAAGCGTGGGTGCAGCAACAAACAGCATTCAACCGTCAAATTGAAGCTTTACTGCATATTCTAGAACCGCAACGCACGGAACAAGCACAACTCAGAGAACGCAATAATCAGTTACAGCAGCTTATCCAAGAGCAAACCCAGTTAATTGAACGCGACGAACCGCTATTAACCCAAAAACAAGTTGAGTGTAATCAAGTTGAAACGGAATTTAACACCTCTAGCGAACCCATCCAAAATTTAGCCCAAAATCTCTCAGCCACAGAGCAAGAACTGCAAATCCAACAGGAAACCCAAAAACGGTTACTTTCTGAACAACGAGAAAAACAACGCCAGTTGGATAAAATAGAGGCGCAAGCACAGGCACAGCAAGAAGTCCAAGGAACCCAAGCTAGTAAAGTCATTTTACAATCGGGAATGCCTGGACTTTGTGGCTTAGTTGTGCAGTTAGGAAAGGTAGAACCCCGCCATCAGCTTGCTTTAGAAATGGCTGCTGGGGGACGCTTGGGACATATTGTGGTGGAAGATGATGGTGTAGCCGCAGCAGGGATTGAATTGCTCAAACAGAAGCGGGCAGGGAGAGCGACTTTTTTACCGCTAAATAAAATTCACGCTCCCAAATTTACTCAAGATGCAACGCTGCGTTTTGCTAGCGGCTTCGTTAACTATGCTGTTAACTTAGTCGATTGCGATCGCCGTTACAAAGATGTATTTAGCTATGTTTTCGGCAACACGGTAGTTTTTGCCAACCTGGAGGCGGCGCGGAAAAATTTAGGACTGTATCGCATCGTTACCTTAGACGGGGAACTTCTGGAAACCAGCGGTGCAATGACTGGTGGTAGTAACACCCAGCGTTCCTCCTTGCGGTTTGGGAATGCGGAAGCGGCGGAATCTGACGAGGCGATCGCTTTAAAAACTCGCTTAGTGGACATTGAGCGAGTTTTAGAGCGTTGTACCGAGGCGATCGCTACTTTGTCAGCCAGAACCAAAAAACTGACGCAAGAATTAACAGAAGCGCGTCAAACACGGCGAGAACAGCAGTTGCAATTGGAGCAGTTGCAAAAAGATATTAAGAGTTTAACAACGCAGTTAGAGGGGACGCGATCGCAACTCGCCCAAAACAGCGAAAAGTTAGCCACTGCTCAATCCCGTCTGGAAATTTTAGAACGGGAATTACCTGGGCAAGAAAATGAATTGCAACAATTGCGACACGCATTAGCAGAATTAGAAGCATCCCAAACCCCCAGTGAATGGCAACAAATCCAGGCAACCATTAAAATTCAAGAGCAACAATTGCAACAACGGGAGACAGCATTAAGAGAAGCTGAACAAAGATTAAAAAATTTAGAAAATCAGCAACAACGTTTGCAAGAAAAAATCCAAGAAGGTGAAACGCGAATCACAGAATATGAAACCCAACAAATCTCTTGTAGAGACGCGATTCATCGCGTCTCCACACAAATCACAGCGATAGACGAGCAAATCACCCAAACCCGCGCCAACCTCAGCCTTATGGAGCAAAATTTGGGAGAAGAGAAACAAAAACGCGACGCCACAGAACTGGAAGTGCGATCGCATCTTTTACGCCAACAACAATTGGAATGGGAAATCCAAAAACTTCAAGAAACCCAAGAGAAGCGCCGGGAGGAACTAATTGCACTGCAAACTCAATTACGGGATGTGGGAGCAGAATTACCAAATCCCTTGCCAGAAGTTCCAGATAAGGTAGATTTAGAGGAATTGCAGAAAGAATTGCGATCGCTTACCAAACGCTTACAAGCAATGGAACCTGTAAATATGCTGGCGTTGGAAGAATACGAGCGCACTCAAAACCGTCTCCAAGAACTCACGCAAAAATTAGAGACACTACAAGGAGAACGCACCGAACTACTTTTACGGATTGAAAACTTTACCACATTGCGGCAACTTGCTTTTAAAGAAGCTTTCGATGCTGTTAACGAAAATTTTCAATCGATTTTTGCCATTCTTTCCGACGGCGACGGCTACTTACAACTCGAAAATCCCGAAGATCCCTTTAGCAGCGGACTGAATTTAGTCGCACATCCCAAAGGCAAACCCGTACAGCGCCTAGCTTCTATGTCTGGGGGAGAAAAATCACTCACCGCCTTGAGCTTTATCTTTGCCCTGCAACGCTACCGCCCATCGCCATTTTACGCCTTTGACGAAGTAGATATGTTCTTAGATGGAGCAAACGTAGAGCGATTAGCTAGAATGATTAAACAACAGTCACAACAAGCGCAATTTATAGTTGTGAGTTTGCGTCGTCCGATGATAGAATCAGCCGAACGCACAATTGGCGTTACTCAAGCACGAGGAGCTTACACTCAAGTTTTGGGGATTAAGTTACAATCATCCAATACATCTGCTTGA
- a CDS encoding tetratricopeptide repeat protein produces MRWRLFGQNRTRVNTLFTIAIFTTLTATSSVSCSKNDNVLVTEIGVSQPSRRSATTSIGGEFYLQGKNQHLNGDLQAAIASYSKAISQNSQYGAAYNARGLAYFDLGDKEKAIADYNQALRINPNDSEAYNNLGNARASLGNNREAVKDYSEAIRLNPNYAEAYNNRGNARATNGDKQGAIDDLDQAILLNPKYAIAYNNRGNARAANGDPQGAIADYNQAIRFNPNFAPAYNNRGNARATNGDKQGALKDLQQAASIFQSQGNNDLYQQVMDNIKELGQ; encoded by the coding sequence ATGAGATGGCGTTTATTTGGGCAAAATCGAACAAGGGTAAATACTTTATTTACCATAGCTATTTTTACTACATTGACAGCAACTAGCAGTGTTTCTTGTAGTAAGAATGACAATGTATTAGTAACAGAAATAGGAGTTAGTCAACCTAGCCGTCGTTCAGCTACAACTTCCATTGGTGGGGAATTTTATCTTCAGGGAAAGAATCAGCATTTAAACGGCGATTTGCAAGCTGCGATCGCTTCATACAGTAAGGCAATTAGTCAAAATTCTCAGTATGGCGCTGCCTACAACGCGCGGGGATTAGCCTACTTTGATTTGGGAGACAAGGAAAAAGCGATCGCAGATTACAATCAAGCCCTCCGCATCAACCCTAACGACTCCGAAGCCTACAATAACCTGGGGAATGCCCGCGCCTCATTAGGAAACAACAGAGAAGCAGTTAAAGATTACAGTGAAGCGATTCGCCTGAATCCCAACTATGCCGAAGCCTACAATAACCGAGGGAATGCCCGCGCCACCAATGGAGACAAACAAGGGGCAATAGACGATCTCGATCAAGCGATTCTCCTTAACCCCAAATATGCGATCGCTTATAATAACCGAGGCAATGCCCGTGCTGCCAATGGAGATCCTCAGGGTGCGATCGCAGATTACAATCAAGCCATTCGCTTCAATCCTAACTTTGCCCCTGCCTACAATAACCGGGGAAATGCCCGCGCCACTAATGGAGACAAACAGGGAGCGCTCAAGGACTTACAACAAGCAGCAAGCATTTTTCAAAGTCAAGGTAACAACGACTTATACCAACAAGTGATGGATAACATCAAAGAACTTGGACAGTAG
- a CDS encoding carbonic anhydrase, whose protein sequence is MKRLIKGLREFKSSYFSTHQQLFEQLSHGQKPRVLFITCSDSRLDPNLITQAQVGELFVIRNAGNIIPPYGASNGGEGATIEYAVQALDVRQIIICGHSHCGAMKGLMKLHNLSDEMPLVHDWLKYAEATRRLVIDHYSHYDEEELLEIIIAENVLTQIENLRTYPVIHSKLYQGELSIYAWIYQIETGEVFAYDPQKHAYVLPQTQLPESEIDESFRGQLSNTNVVVRSPQNQQDDVQPYEKVSISEFEWFPMRRLSPEQMERIYRGSNNGS, encoded by the coding sequence ATGAAGAGATTAATTAAAGGTCTGCGCGAATTTAAATCTAGCTATTTTTCGACACATCAACAATTGTTTGAGCAACTTTCACACGGTCAAAAGCCCAGGGTCTTATTTATTACCTGTTCTGATTCGCGTCTCGATCCAAATCTAATTACACAAGCCCAAGTTGGTGAATTATTTGTGATTCGTAATGCAGGTAACATTATCCCTCCGTATGGGGCAAGTAATGGCGGTGAAGGTGCAACAATTGAATATGCTGTTCAAGCTTTAGATGTTCGCCAAATTATTATTTGTGGTCATTCTCATTGCGGTGCAATGAAAGGATTAATGAAGTTACACAATCTCAGCGATGAAATGCCGCTTGTACATGATTGGCTTAAATATGCAGAGGCAACTCGAAGGCTAGTTATAGACCACTACAGCCACTACGACGAAGAAGAACTGCTAGAGATTATAATTGCCGAAAATGTTCTTACTCAAATTGAGAATTTGCGGACATATCCAGTGATTCACTCTAAGCTCTATCAAGGGGAACTCAGCATTTATGCTTGGATTTATCAGATTGAAACAGGAGAAGTTTTCGCATACGATCCCCAGAAGCACGCTTATGTTTTGCCTCAAACTCAGCTTCCAGAATCAGAAATAGATGAGTCGTTCAGGGGTCAGCTTTCAAATACCAATGTAGTAGTGCGTTCCCCTCAAAACCAGCAGGATGATGTTCAACCTTATGAGAAAGTGTCTATTTCCGAATTTGAGTGGTTTCCAATGAGACGCCTTTCTCCAGAGCAGATGGAGCGAATTTATCGAGGTTCAAATAATGGAAGTTGA
- a CDS encoding ribonuclease D yields MPYLTSASEIRAIVAEYTNAKTLWIDTEVADYKSRNPRLSLIQLLDNPQDMSGDRVYLLDVLDQPNIITEFIEKIMINSAIEKVFHNASYDLKFLGSKKAKNITCTLEMAKKIPYYLLPLPNYQLKTIATALCSFNNIDKQEQKGDWGKRPLTEEQIEYAYLDCIYLAQIHLNLLDLQAKASPEPATEDLISLSTRYSQVEQEWKLLNSEFEHLQERIKKAMPAQNISETSNYKLTSYERTTIKAAFTELAKLVQTQGINLDFPIALTQKLQKDLGENLEQLSVDIDKTTSWRLIPKTQESEVEDD; encoded by the coding sequence ATGCCCTACCTTACTTCGGCTAGCGAAATTCGTGCCATTGTCGCTGAATATACAAACGCTAAAACACTGTGGATAGATACAGAAGTAGCTGACTATAAAAGTCGTAATCCCCGATTATCGCTGATTCAGTTATTAGATAATCCTCAAGATATGAGTGGCGATCGCGTCTATCTTTTAGATGTATTAGATCAGCCTAACATTATAACTGAATTTATTGAAAAAATTATGATAAATTCTGCAATTGAAAAAGTTTTTCACAACGCGAGTTACGATCTAAAATTTCTCGGTAGCAAGAAAGCCAAAAATATTACTTGCACTTTGGAAATGGCCAAAAAAATTCCCTACTATCTTTTGCCATTACCCAACTACCAACTCAAGACAATAGCTACAGCACTTTGTAGCTTTAATAATATCGATAAACAAGAACAAAAAGGTGATTGGGGAAAACGCCCTCTAACTGAAGAACAGATAGAGTATGCTTACCTAGACTGTATTTATCTTGCTCAAATTCACCTAAACTTGTTAGACTTACAAGCCAAAGCCAGCCCCGAACCTGCAACGGAAGACTTAATATCGCTAAGTACTAGATACTCGCAAGTTGAGCAGGAATGGAAGTTGTTGAATTCAGAATTTGAGCATTTGCAAGAACGTATAAAAAAAGCCATGCCAGCTCAGAATATATCTGAAACTTCTAATTATAAGCTGACTAGCTATGAACGGACCACAATCAAAGCTGCATTTACAGAATTGGCAAAGCTAGTACAAACTCAAGGTATTAATTTAGATTTCCCAATCGCACTAACTCAGAAACTCCAAAAAGATTTAGGGGAAAATCTAGAACAACTATCTGTAGATATTGACAAAACTACCTCTTGGCGGCTAATTCCTAAAACTCAAGAGAGTGAAGTTGAGGATGATTAA
- a CDS encoding BON domain-containing protein, translating to MKKLILLVVSGILVVGTFGCQEAPKTGSQTPSTTNEAAQAPAKPASQTNQTAKVSETQTTPSAATTGTKVKTDSEKMAATKVKSDLKTEVSAKLNKGLPGNKLQVENKEGEIILKGTATSVEELKKAETLAKEVQGVKTVKVEAKVDTVKKP from the coding sequence ATGAAAAAGCTAATTCTATTAGTAGTTAGTGGCATTTTGGTAGTTGGTACTTTTGGCTGTCAAGAGGCTCCTAAAACAGGTTCACAAACTCCAAGCACAACTAATGAAGCCGCTCAGGCACCAGCAAAACCAGCTTCGCAAACAAATCAAACTGCCAAAGTTTCAGAAACACAAACTACTCCTTCAGCAGCTACTACAGGTACTAAAGTTAAAACCGATTCTGAAAAAATGGCAGCAACGAAAGTTAAGAGCGACTTAAAAACTGAAGTTAGCGCAAAATTGAATAAAGGCTTACCAGGCAACAAGTTACAAGTTGAAAACAAAGAGGGTGAAATTATCCTCAAAGGTACGGCGACTTCTGTTGAAGAACTCAAGAAAGCTGAAACTTTGGCTAAAGAAGTTCAAGGTGTAAAAACGGTGAAGGTAGAAGCAAAAGTTGATACTGTGAAAAAGCCATAA
- a CDS encoding site-2 protease family protein, which produces MFIETLITEPIHFFRIVVIVIFSITLHELAHGLAAMSQGDNTPQQTGHLTLNPVVHMGKESIIFLCLMGIAWGQMPVNPSKFRSGKLGNILVSAAGPLSNLALGILFIMLLKLFFNPNLSGLLSVEFLYLAARINLTLFLFNLLPIPPLDGFHIFSEIFPQLKPLQYNQFGLFAMMLLFIIPGFGIGISRIADLFIRSGLAM; this is translated from the coding sequence ATGTTTATCGAAACACTCATCACAGAGCCGATTCATTTTTTTAGAATCGTTGTAATCGTCATATTTTCCATCACTTTGCATGAACTTGCTCACGGCTTGGCTGCGATGAGTCAGGGAGATAACACTCCACAACAAACTGGTCATCTGACGCTGAATCCTGTAGTTCACATGGGCAAAGAATCAATCATCTTTCTCTGTCTCATGGGTATAGCTTGGGGACAAATGCCCGTCAACCCATCTAAGTTTCGTTCTGGGAAGCTAGGCAATATTTTGGTATCAGCAGCAGGGCCATTGTCCAATCTGGCTTTAGGAATTCTATTTATTATGCTGCTCAAACTTTTCTTTAACCCTAATCTTTCAGGACTCTTGAGTGTCGAATTTCTTTATCTAGCGGCTCGGATTAATTTGACATTATTTTTGTTTAATCTCTTGCCAATTCCACCACTCGATGGATTTCATATTTTCAGTGAAATTTTTCCTCAACTAAAGCCACTGCAATATAACCAATTTGGACTCTTTGCGATGATGCTTCTATTTATAATTCCGGGTTTTGGGATAGGAATTAGTCGCATTGCTGATTTGTTTATCCGTTCAGGATTGGCGATGTAA